GGAGGATATTGATGCGGCTGTGGCTGCCATCAATACGGCGAAGGATGGACTGGTAGAGAAGAGTGGCATATCCATGCCGCTGATCCTTGCAATTGCTGCAGTGATCGTGATCATTGTGATCGTTGTGATCGTAGCTTCTTCCAAAAAGAAGGGCAAAACCGCAGCCAGAGAGTCTGCACCGGCTATGAGCGGCAATCCGGGATATGCTGCCGGTCAGCCGTCCAGAAGTACCGCGCCCATGTCTCATTCGGCAAGCCAGCCGTTGTCTCACAGCGCATCCGGCATGGCCGGAAGCGGGCAGACTAGTGTCCTGAATGAGGGAAGCGGAGAAACCTCTATTCTCGGAAGCGGGGAGACGAGCATTCTCGGCGCAGAGGCACCGGCAGTTGCGGCAACTCTTGTTCGCACAAAGAATGGTGAGCAGATTCAGATCAGAAAACAGATCTTCAAAGTGGGAAAGGAGCGCGTGAAGGTGGATTACTGTATTTCAGACAATAACACCATCAGCAGAACCCATGCGCAGATTACCTATAAGAACGGCGAGTACTATATCACCGATCTGAAATCGACGAACTATACATATGTCAACGGCAATAAGGTTGCCGCAGATCAGGAAATGAAACTGAGAAATGGTGACAAGATCAAGCTGTCTGATGAAGAATTTGAATTCAGATGCTGATAAAAAAGTGTGAGGGGAAGCGGCATGAAAATGCCGCTTCTCTGAAATTCTCAAAAATTTGCGGGGGAAAGATTTCATGAATTTTTTGACAGCGGCACATACCGATGTGGGAATCCGAAAGAAAACCAACCAGGATTCGCTCATGGTACGGGTGGCGGATACGGAATACGGGCAGGTGTGCATGGCAGTGATGTGTGACGGCATGGGCGGCCTGTCTAAGGGAGAACTGGCCAGTGCAACGCTGATCCGCCTGTTTTCCAGCTGGTTTGATCAGGAATTTCCGGAAATCCTGTACAGGGGGATTTCACCGGAATATCTGAGAAGAAACTGGGAGCAGCTGCTGTATGAGACCAATTACCGACTGGGTTCTTACAGCAATCAGCATCAGGTAGTTATGGGTACGACGGTGGCGGCGCTGCTGATCTGTGCCAATATGTATTATATCATCAATGTGGGAGATTCCAGAGTATACGAAATCACAGACCGGGTCTGCTGTCTGACCAAGGATCAGACGGTGGTACAGCGGGAAATTGACCTGGGGAACCTGACACCGGAGCAGGCCGAGCGGGATCCCAGAAGGAACGTGCTGCTGCAGTGTATCGGTGCGTCCAGTGTGATCGACCCGGAGTTTGTATTTGGTGAAGTGAGAAGGAACAGTCATTTTCTTCTGTGCAGTGACGGTTTTCGGCATGTGATCAGCAATGAGGAGATTGGTCAGGCGCTGGGGCCGACGGCGGTCGTTTCCGAACAGCAGATGGAAGAAAATTTGAAATATATGGTTGAGTTGGACAAGTATCGCCGGGAAGAGGATAACATTTCGGGCATCCTCATCCGGGTGCTGTAGGAGGAACTCTATGCTTGGAACAGGAGAACTGGTAAACGGACGATATAGGATTTTACATAAAATAGGACAGGGCGGCATGAGCGTGGTCTATCTGGCCGAGGATGAACGGGACAAAAGCAGATGGGCGATCAAGGAAGTCCGTAGAGAGGGCGTGCAGGATTTTCGTGTGGTGGAGCAGGGCCTGATTACAGAGACCAATATGCTCAAAAGGCTGAACCATCCCCATCTGCCGCGGATCGTGGATGTCATCGAGGACGAAGACTGTTTTCTCATTGTAATGGATTATATCGATGGGATTTCACTGGAAAAACGGCTGAAGCAGAACGGCCCGTTCCCGGAGGCGGATGTGATTCGCTGGGGAAAGCAGCTGTGCGATGTGCTGGGTTATCTGCACCGGCAGCAGCCGCCCATCATTTACCGGGATATGAAGCCATCCAATGTGATGCTACAGCCCGATGGAAATGTGATGCTCATTGATTTTGGAACTGCCCGGGAATATAAGACGGGCAACCAGGAGGATACGATCAACATCGGAACGATCGGGTATGCAGCCCCGGAGCAGTATGGCGGTATGGGGCAGTCAGATGCGAGAACGGATATTTTCTGTCTCGGCGTGACGCTGTACCAGCTGGTGACGGGGCAGAATCCCTGCGAACCGCCATATCTGCTTTCTCCGATCCGGTACTGGAATGAATCTCTTTCCCCGGAACTGGAGGAGATTATCATGAAGTGTACGCAGCCGGATGCGGAGGATCGCTATCAGAGCTGTGAGGAGCTTCTGGATGCGCTTTCCTTTGGCGAGCGGCATGGGTACCCGGAGCGAAGACGGAAGAAGCCGGGGCTTCTGGAGAAGCTTTTTCGCAGGAAGACTTCACCGAAGGGAAGCAGACAGAGGCCGGGAAATGACAGATGAGCAGGCTGCTTTTTCACAGGAGATGGCAGCGTCGGAGCTGGCATATGTGCCGGAGGACGGGGCAGACACGGAACTGCTGGCACCGCTGGCGTCTGCGGGCGTGGGTCGATTTGTCATTGTGAAAAGCATTACAGAAATTCATACGGAAGAAATGATATAAGCAAAGCAGGTGGCGGCAGGAATGATAAAAGTAGGCGGTGTGCTGGACGGCAGATACCGGGTGCTGCGGGAGCTGGGACAGGGCGGCGGCGGTATTATTTTTCAGGCCTATCATATGACGCTTCAAAAGTATGTGGTCATTAAGAAAATAAAAGATGAAAAAGTGAAGGCACTGGATGTTCGGAAAGAAGCGGATATTCTGAAAAAGCTTCACCATCCGTATCTGCCGCAGGTGTATGATTTTCTGATCGTAGACAGGGAAGTGTTTACGGTCATGGATTTCATAGACGGACATGATCTGCGCTGGTATATGGACAGCGGCATCCTTTTCTCTGAACAGCAGCTGCTTCGGATGCTGCTGGAGCTGTGCGATGTGCTGGAATATCTGCACGGGCAGCGGCCGCCCATCATCCATCGGGATATCAAGCCCGGGAATATCATGATTCGGGAAAATGGAGAGATCTGTCTCATTGATTTTAATATTTCTTTTTCGGAAAATGGCGGCCGGGTAGGGGGATACAGCTATTACTTCGCACCGCCGGAGCAGCTGTCAGGCAGTGGTTATGTCCCGGATGTGCGGGGCGATGTCTACAGTCTGGGTGCCACTTTTTTCTATGTGATGACCGGCGTTCGGCCCCGGGAGAGCAGTCTGAAGAGCACGGTGGTAGAAAATGCCTATTCTAAGGGGCTGTTTCGCATCATTCGAAAAGCGATGGAGAAGCAGCCGGAAAAACGATACCAGAACATCGGACAGATGAGACGGGCGCTGGAGCGGCAGGCGGAAGGAGCCTATCGGCTGGTGAAGCCGCTGGCGGGAGCTGCAGGGCTGCTGGTGGTACTGCTTCTTGGCATGGCGCTGGTGCTTTGGCGGCGTGAAAAGCAGGAAGCATTGTTTGCCCAGCAGTACAGTGCCTATGTGCTGGCAGCGTCATCGGAAGATGGCGCAGAACGGGTGACAGACGGGCTTGAAATTCTCAACACGGAAGGTTTCGCGAGGATTCTGAAGCAGCGGCCGAAGCAAAAAGCCGTGATACTGGAAGAAATTGCAGATGGATATTTTGCAGAGGAAAATTACAGCTCTGCGGCATCTTATTATGCGGAAGCAGCGCAGATCCAGCCCGACAGTATCGGTCAGATGGCAGACGTAAGAGATCAGATTCTGGCACTGATCCGCAGTGGCAATCTGGAGGAGGCAGGGCACTGTGTGGAGGAAGATGGCCGAGGGCTGTCGAATGAGACATTGCAATATATAGAAGCGGAATTTCTTGTGGCAGAGGATGAGAAAGAGGCTGCCTTAAAGCAGATGGATCAGCTGCTGGAGAGCGGGCAGGAACGGGATCTTTTGCTGCGGTGCTGTCTGTACGGTGCCCAGTATAGCCGGGAAACAGAAGGCTACGACAGGGAACTGGTCTATTTGAAACGGGCAGAGGCATATGCGGACACCCTGGAATATCACCGGAAGATCGGGGATCTGTTTCTGGATATCTGGCAGAGCGATAACAAAAAGGAACGAAAAAAGGAAGCGCTTGCCGGGGCAGAGCGGTGTTATCAGAAGGTATGCCGGGATCAGAATGCCGGGTATGTGGACAGGCTGAATCTGGCAATGATTTTGGAGATAAAGGGAAGCTACAGGGATGCGCTGGAACTGCTGAAAGCTCTGGTGCAGACAGCCCCGGAGGATTACCGGGCATACCGGGAGGCGGCGTTTGTCCTATATGGACAGGAACAGCAGAAGCCTTTGAAGAACCGGGCGAAAGAGCCAATTTTATATTATGGCAGGCTGGCACAGCAGTATTACGGAGATCGTACAGATGATGAACAGATGGAGCAGCTGAAGGCGATGCTGGAGCGGCTGCAGGGAAAATAGGGGAGAACAGGATGAGCACACAGAACCGTTATCAGGACAATCTGGAAAAGGAAAGAGAACAAAACAGAAGAAAGAAGCGCCGCTTGGCCCTTGGACTTGGCGCGGGAATGCTTGTGCTGGCCGCAGCAGGCTGGTTCCTTTTATCCGGGACGATCTCTGAGAAGCGCTACGCCCAGCGGATGCGGGAGGGCAATCAGTATCTGATCGCTATGGATTATGACGCTGCGGAGATCGCCTATCAGCGGGCACTGGAAGAACAGCCGGAGGAACCGGAAGCCTATGAGAAGCTTGCCAGTATCTATATTGCTCAGAACCGCTATGAAGAGGCCGGGGAGCTGCTGGTATCCGGTATCCGCAAAACCAATGCGCAGTCTCTGATCAAAACCTACGAGCGGGTTTCTCTTGTGTTGGATACGATGGGAGAAGAGGATCTGGCAGCGGGCAGCCTGTCTGCAGATGATCTGCTTCGGATTTCTCAGAATCTGACGGCAGACGCAGCAGTGTATGATGTGGTTGCTTCTTATACATATCAGGATTATGTGCGGGCTTATGGAAAGCCTGTGACGGCAGAGGCCAATGCCTACCGGGGAAAGGATGTAAGGTTTGACGGATTCCCAGGAACTGTGTGTTTTCGGCATGCCTCGTACGGGTATGACCGGGCAGATGCGGTGACCTTTGAAAATCTGTCGGATGTGATCGGCAATTACAGAGGCGCTGCCAGCGGCGCCAGCCTGGAAGTTCTGTTCGGATGCAGCCGTCAGATCACGGCAGCTGATCGAAATGGGGAAAAACAGTATTATGTATCTTTTGTTTACCATGGCTGTACGCTGACTGTAGAAAGTGATGCCAATGGGGATATTTATGGCAATGCGGCCAATGTGCTCTATCCCAATGCTACAGATGAGGACGAGAAAGACACGAAAGCGCAGCGGACGGCAGCAGGATATATCATCAATGCGGTAGATGGCGGTGGTGTGCAGGCATCCCTCCGTTTTATCAGCGGAGGACGCTATGGAAAGACGGCAGCCGAAGGCTCTGCCAGCGGAGATGGCAGTTTTTCCATACAGGTGGCGCCGGGACAGTACACGGTGGAAATCCGGGCGGCAGGATTTATCACTGCTTATGAAGAAATCAGTGTGCCTGAGGGGACAGATGCAAGAGGGTTTAATTTTACCATCTCCCCGGAACTGGAGGAAGGAGAGATCCGTATCGTCTTGACCTGGAGCGCAAGGCCGGTGGATCTGGATGCCCATCTGGAGGGAACCGGCTCCGGCGGACAGAGTGTGGACATATCTTTTGCACATATGAGTGCGACGAATGTGGCAGATCTGGATATTGATGACCGGTCAGGATATGGACCGGAAACGGTGACGATCCATGATGTGGGCGGCAATTATACGTTTCGGGTTCATAACTATTCGTCTGATTATGACAGTGTGCCCATGTCTCAGTCCGGTGCAGTGGTGAAGATATACCGCTCTGACGACAGCACACCGGTGACTTATACGCTTCCTGCCGGTGACGGAATCTGGTGGAATGTATGCCGGATCAGCGGCGGCACCATCACGCCGGTGAATACACTGCAATAGGTTTGCTTGCATAGGGGGAATCAATGAAAACTGTAATTATCGCATGGGCCAAATATGGCATGCAGGAATTCTTTTTGCCGGGAATCCACAATGCTGACCATCGGATCCATTTTGAAAAAGAGATGTTTCGGCTGGAGGAAGATCTGGATGTAAAGCTGGAAATTTATGACGAGGAATGGCGCATTTTCCCGGATGAGACATATGTGGTAAAAAATGAGCGGGAACCGCAGAGCAATCGACTGGAGGACGGGAGCCTGTATACACTGGCGCCTGTGCGGGGACATGTGAAGCTGTCCCTGCTCGTAGTCCAGAAGGAGAATCTGCAGGTGGGTTGCCGGAAATACGATGTCTTCAGGCTGAGCCGTTTTCGTGTGGGGAGCAGTGAAAATAACCAGCTCCGGTATATTTTCCAGAACTACATATCACGGGAGCACGCCCTGTTCGTCAGACAGAACGATTCCTGGACCATCTATGACCAAAGCGGCAACGGGACGTTCGTCAATGGGCGTCGGGTGAAGGAGAGCCAGCGGCTGCGGTTTGGTGACAGCGTGGTGCTTTTCGGCCTGAAGCTCATCTGCCTGGGGGATCTGTTTGCCTGTTCGGTGGTAGGCGGTTCCCTGGAAGCAGAACTGCTGCCGGTTGTGGAAATACCGCAGGAGAGAGGGATCGGAGAACCGGAAAAAGAGAAAAAGAAGCGATATTACAAGAGCGCGCCCCGGACGATAGAACCGCTGTTTACGGATGCCATCGAGATTGAAGGGCCGCCCGCGAAAAAACAGAGGAAGCGAAAGCCGCTGCTTCTGACCATCGGGCCTTCTTTTACCATGGTGATTCCCATGGCACTTGGCAGCGTGCTGGCGATTGTCGCTTCCCGTTCAGGGAGTGCTGGCAGCAGCGCGTTTATGTATACAGGACTTGTGACGGCCATGGGCTCTGCCGGGTTTGGGGTTCTGTGGGCAGTGAAAAATATGCGGTATGCGGCGGAGGAAGCAAAAGAGGAGGAGGCACTTCGCTGCGAAACGTATGGGCAGTATATTGCCGGTAAGACAGAAGAGATCCGACGGGTATATGAGGAAAATCGGAGGGGCATGTTTTTCAATCATCCATCTGGCGAGGAGTGCTGTCAGGTGTCTGATGCGGAAGGTTTGCTCTGGAACCGCAACCCGCTGCAGGAGGATTTCCTGACAGTCCGTCTGGGGCAGGGAACGGTGCCTTTTCAGGGAAAAATCGAGGTTCCGAAACCGAAGTTTGAAATGTTTTATGACGAGCTGACAGAGAAACCGGCCATGGTGAAAGATCATTTTACCATGCTGTATCAGGTGCCGATCTGTTTGAATCTTCTGCAGTATCCCATGGTGGGGGTGATCGGGGGAAGCCGGAAGATCGGGGCCTATATTGTCATCAGAAATATCATCGCGCAGCTTGCCGCAAATACTTCCTATACGGATGTCAAAATGATCTTTATTTATGATGGTAGCCGCGGGGTGGAGAGAAAGCGCTGGGAATTTGTGAAATGGCTGCCGCATGTCTGGTCGGAGGATATGAAGACCCGGTATATCGCCCAGACGAAGGCAGATGTGGGCGATATCAGCTTTTCCCTGGGAACGGTGCTCAGAAGCCGGGCGGAGGAAGCTGTGCAGACGGTGGAGAAACAGAATATCCCCAGGCCCTGGTATGTGTTGTTTCTGATCAGCCCGGAAATGTTGGAAGGAGAACTGATCAGCCGTTATGTGACAAAGCCCCGGTCTGCATACGGACTGACCACCTTCTGGCTGGGGGAACGGTATGAAGATCTGCCCAACAACTGTGAGGAGATCATTCAGCGGGACGGCGCCGGAACGGGGATGTTCCATGTCTATGAGGGCCGGGATCGTTTCACGCAGATCAGCTTTGATACGGTGAGCAGCGATTCTCTGCGGACGCTGGCACAGCGTGTGTGCGGCCTGCGGGTGGCAGAGGAAGACCGCAGCGGCGGCATCCCTACAGACATTGACTTTCTGGAAATGTACCATGTGTCCTCTGTGGAGGAGCTGCACATCCTGCAGCGCTGGAAGAAGAACAAAGTGTATGAGAGCATGCGGGTGCTGGTGGGACAGAAGAACGGTGCCCAGGGCTGTTATCTGGATATCCACGAGAAATATCATGGCCCCCATGGACTGGTGGCGGGCACCACCGGTTCCGGTAAAAGTGAATCGCTGCAGACGTATATCCTTTCCCTGGCTGTGAATTTCAGCCCGGACGACGTGGCCTTTTTCATCATTGATTTCAAGGGCGGCGGTATGGCGAACCTGTTTACGGATCTGCCGCATCTGGCAGGGCAGATTTCCAATCTGTCGGGCAATCAGGTGCATCGTGCCATGGTATCTATCAAAAGTGAAAACCGGAGGCGGCAGAAGATTTTCAATGACCACAGTGTGAACAACATCAACAGCTATACCCGGCTGTATAAAAACGGAGAAGCGGCAGTGCCCATTCCCCATCTGCTCATCATCATTGATGAGTTTGCGGAGCTGAAACGGGAAGAGCCG
Above is a window of Oscillospiraceae bacterium NTUH-002-81 DNA encoding:
- a CDS encoding serine/threonine-protein kinase; translation: MIKVGGVLDGRYRVLRELGQGGGGIIFQAYHMTLQKYVVIKKIKDEKVKALDVRKEADILKKLHHPYLPQVYDFLIVDREVFTVMDFIDGHDLRWYMDSGILFSEQQLLRMLLELCDVLEYLHGQRPPIIHRDIKPGNIMIRENGEICLIDFNISFSENGGRVGGYSYYFAPPEQLSGSGYVPDVRGDVYSLGATFFYVMTGVRPRESSLKSTVVENAYSKGLFRIIRKAMEKQPEKRYQNIGQMRRALERQAEGAYRLVKPLAGAAGLLVVLLLGMALVLWRREKQEALFAQQYSAYVLAASSEDGAERVTDGLEILNTEGFARILKQRPKQKAVILEEIADGYFAEENYSSAASYYAEAAQIQPDSIGQMADVRDQILALIRSGNLEEAGHCVEEDGRGLSNETLQYIEAEFLVAEDEKEAALKQMDQLLESGQERDLLLRCCLYGAQYSRETEGYDRELVYLKRAEAYADTLEYHRKIGDLFLDIWQSDNKKERKKEALAGAERCYQKVCRDQNAGYVDRLNLAMILEIKGSYRDALELLKALVQTAPEDYRAYREAAFVLYGQEQQKPLKNRAKEPILYYGRLAQQYYGDRTDDEQMEQLKAMLERLQGK
- a CDS encoding PP2C family serine/threonine-protein phosphatase encodes the protein MNFLTAAHTDVGIRKKTNQDSLMVRVADTEYGQVCMAVMCDGMGGLSKGELASATLIRLFSSWFDQEFPEILYRGISPEYLRRNWEQLLYETNYRLGSYSNQHQVVMGTTVAALLICANMYYIINVGDSRVYEITDRVCCLTKDQTVVQREIDLGNLTPEQAERDPRRNVLLQCIGASSVIDPEFVFGEVRRNSHFLLCSDGFRHVISNEEIGQALGPTAVVSEQQMEENLKYMVELDKYRREEDNISGILIRVL
- a CDS encoding FtsK/SpoIIIE domain-containing protein — protein: MKTVIIAWAKYGMQEFFLPGIHNADHRIHFEKEMFRLEEDLDVKLEIYDEEWRIFPDETYVVKNEREPQSNRLEDGSLYTLAPVRGHVKLSLLVVQKENLQVGCRKYDVFRLSRFRVGSSENNQLRYIFQNYISREHALFVRQNDSWTIYDQSGNGTFVNGRRVKESQRLRFGDSVVLFGLKLICLGDLFACSVVGGSLEAELLPVVEIPQERGIGEPEKEKKKRYYKSAPRTIEPLFTDAIEIEGPPAKKQRKRKPLLLTIGPSFTMVIPMALGSVLAIVASRSGSAGSSAFMYTGLVTAMGSAGFGVLWAVKNMRYAAEEAKEEEALRCETYGQYIAGKTEEIRRVYEENRRGMFFNHPSGEECCQVSDAEGLLWNRNPLQEDFLTVRLGQGTVPFQGKIEVPKPKFEMFYDELTEKPAMVKDHFTMLYQVPICLNLLQYPMVGVIGGSRKIGAYIVIRNIIAQLAANTSYTDVKMIFIYDGSRGVERKRWEFVKWLPHVWSEDMKTRYIAQTKADVGDISFSLGTVLRSRAEEAVQTVEKQNIPRPWYVLFLISPEMLEGELISRYVTKPRSAYGLTTFWLGERYEDLPNNCEEIIQRDGAGTGMFHVYEGRDRFTQISFDTVSSDSLRTLAQRVCGLRVAEEDRSGGIPTDIDFLEMYHVSSVEELHILQRWKKNKVYESMRVLVGQKNGAQGCYLDIHEKYHGPHGLVAGTTGSGKSESLQTYILSLAVNFSPDDVAFFIIDFKGGGMANLFTDLPHLAGQISNLSGNQVHRAMVSIKSENRRRQKIFNDHSVNNINSYTRLYKNGEAAVPIPHLLIIIDEFAELKREEPDFMKELISVAQVGRSLGVHLILATQKPEGTVDDNIWSNTKFRWCLRVQDKKDSMGMLHRPDAAYITQAGRGYLQVGNDEIFELFQSGYSGAVYEKGTGAGENIAEMITITGKKVMTGSRTKREHREAQKRKWYEDLGRILEETAGKYQVQLEQLAEIMGEDSQCLEDIYESIAKAGYVYEKKPYNTANLKSFVKYMHVGTDALLLLTAGAGVRLPECEEITQLQAVIDHVTEVAAHNHYHSPQKLWLPVLPRVEYLQLPGQYQDWHTVFELKAPVGTYDDPANQEQGILEINFGENGHQVVYGSVASGKSTFLQTAVCSLMRKYAPDQLQFYFVDYGSKLLTCFADAPHTGGIVTDGEPDRLRILCAMLSRMLDERKAMLEGGSYSQYVRIRGPVLPAVVVVLDNYGNFREKTQDAYEPVLLRLLKEGISCGIYCLFSAAGVGMHELPLKLAENMQHIFALEMGDSYKYGEVLRVLRPEVLPEAGIKGRGLSSVNGEILEFQTALAIDAADDFERGRKLADMCQQMKLQWRGCAAMRIPEIPTEPEFSRFLEEPGVKKALTDDRSLPVGYRKADASIYCLDLGKIYTYVISGKGDTGKKNLLKLLMLMGTRKSAQIVVIEEGTEELKEIAGRCKGTYVHTQEEVFWYFQNLLPEFIRRNKIKRQCLEQGMEDAQIFERMQKEPPIFICIADLNLFLEDVYRKLPNGADMYRFVENIAERGKNHHIYLFGCMRSEDEASLAGRKIYQCFADNRTGIHLGGNLAAQRIFNFTNVSFVQQNKAQNPGSGMVPSREDSALAETVILPLVRGNDG
- a CDS encoding tetratricopeptide repeat protein; this translates as MSTQNRYQDNLEKEREQNRRKKRRLALGLGAGMLVLAAAGWFLLSGTISEKRYAQRMREGNQYLIAMDYDAAEIAYQRALEEQPEEPEAYEKLASIYIAQNRYEEAGELLVSGIRKTNAQSLIKTYERVSLVLDTMGEEDLAAGSLSADDLLRISQNLTADAAVYDVVASYTYQDYVRAYGKPVTAEANAYRGKDVRFDGFPGTVCFRHASYGYDRADAVTFENLSDVIGNYRGAASGASLEVLFGCSRQITAADRNGEKQYYVSFVYHGCTLTVESDANGDIYGNAANVLYPNATDEDEKDTKAQRTAAGYIINAVDGGGVQASLRFISGGRYGKTAAEGSASGDGSFSIQVAPGQYTVEIRAAGFITAYEEISVPEGTDARGFNFTISPELEEGEIRIVLTWSARPVDLDAHLEGTGSGGQSVDISFAHMSATNVADLDIDDRSGYGPETVTIHDVGGNYTFRVHNYSSDYDSVPMSQSGAVVKIYRSDDSTPVTYTLPAGDGIWWNVCRISGGTITPVNTLQ